A stretch of the Corylus avellana chromosome ca6, CavTom2PMs-1.0 genome encodes the following:
- the LOC132185004 gene encoding LRR receptor-like serine/threonine-protein kinase RGI1, translated as MNRYGHSTPLLHFCLFFFLLSSVVFSELPSNQKTTMISLSKAIMNNTALIWDVTKDPCSWRGVTCGPSGNSSITEISLSGVFLSSSDFLPLLCQIDSLVSLDLSDNHLTSIPDKFITDCGAIGGLQLLNISRNWLGGTLPTFNGFVGLKFLDLSFNFLSGSISLQFEGLVALKSLNLSFNLFNGLIPTNLGKAMAMEQLQLSKNLFEGGIPDQMIDYLNLTLVDLNQNKLSGPVPVRIGDLSKLEVLILSTNYLSGKIPETLSSIRSLSRFAAHQNNFEGTIPSGLTTFLRNLDLSYNKLSGLIPSDMLSPSNLQTVDLSYNLLTGPIPSNTSPSMVRLRLGSNSLNGTIPTATFGKLEKLMYLELENNSLTGLVPPDLGSCQNLMLLNLGGNKLNGALPGQLGGLSQLQVMKLQSNKLVGEIPFEITQLQKLLILNMSSNSLNGSIPSTISSLRGLANLNLQGNNLSGSIPYTIASMDSLLELQLGGNQLSGFIPRMPVKLQIVLNLSTNLLAGKIPESLLQLTGLEVLDLSNNKLSGEIPSHLTQMAALTKLLLSNNQLSGIIPKLSPWLTFDANGNKDLINATTPNTSPKSGKKGKSVTTASVIGFAAVGVVIGIAISYNFYKIKFYVAVVKYHGITAAIRTCLWRSKSNVI; from the coding sequence ATGAACAGGTATGGGCACAGCACTCCTCTACTCCATTTctgcttatttttcttcttgttatcTTCTGTGGTCTTCTCTGAATTACCCTCAAACCAAAAAACCACCATGATCAGTCTTTCTAAGGCCATCATGAATAACACAGCTTTAATATGGGATGTGACCAAAGACCCATGTTCATGGAGAGGAGTTACGTGCGGCCCCTCTGGGAATTCTTCCATTACCGAAATCTCTTTATCAGGGGTTTTCCTCTCCTCCTCAGATTTTCTACCTCTTCTTTGCCAGATAGATTCTTTGGTGAGTCTTGACCTCTCCGACAACCATCTGACCTCAATCCCAGATAAGTTTATCACAGATTGTGGTGCGATTGGAGGGCTGCAGCTCTTGAATATTAGCAGAAACTGGTTAGGTGGTACTCTGCCTACGTTTAATGGTTTTGTTGGGTTGAAGTTCTTGGACTTATCTTTCAATTTCTTGAGTGGAAGCATAAGTTTACAGTTTGAAGGATTGGTTGCCCTCAAAAGTTTGAATCTTAGTTTCAACCTTTTCAATGGCCTCATTCCAACCAACCTTGGGAAAGCCATGGCTATGGAGCAGCTTCAGCTCTCAAAGAATTTATTTGAAGGTGGAATCcctgatcaaatgatcgattacCTGAATTTGACTCTGGTTGACCTGAATCAAAATAAGCTTTCTGGCCCTGTTCCTGTTAGAATTGGAGACCTGTCTAAGTTGGAAGTTTTGATTTTATCTACCAATTACTTGAGCGGGAAAATCCCAGAAACCCTTTCAAGTATCAGAAGCCTTTCACGTTTTGCAGCCCATCAGAACAATTTTGAAGGTACTATTCCTAGTGGACTTACAACATTCCTCAGGAACTTGGACCTTAGTTATAATAAGTTAAGTGGGTTGATTCCTTCAGATATGTTGTCACCATCAAATTTGCAGACTGTAGATTTGTCTTATAATTTGTTAACGGGGCCGATACCTTCAAACACATCTCCAAGCATGGTGAGGTTGAGATTGGGGAGCAATTCGCTTAATGGGACAATCCCTACTGCAACATTTGGAAAACTTGAGAAATTGATGTACTTGGAGCTGGAAAACAATAGCTTGACTGGGTTGGTACCTCCAGATTTGGGTTCTTGCCAGAATTTGATGTTGCTGAATTTGGGAGGGAATAAACTGAATGGTGCATTGCCGGGACAGTTGGGTGGACTTAGCCAACTTCAAGTTATGAAGCTTCAGTCGAACAAGCTGGTTGGAGAAATCCCATTTGAAATTACCCAGCTACAGAAATTATTAATATTGAATATGAGCTCGAATTCGCTGAATGGTTCGATACCCTCCACGATTTCGAGCTTGCGAGGCCTCGCGAACCTGAATTTACAAGGTAACAATCTCAGTGGTTCAATACCCTACACTATTGCCAGCATGGATTCTCTGTTAGAACTCCAGCTTGGAGGAAACCAACTCAGCGGTTTCATTCCAAGGATGCCAGTAAAGCTGCAGATTGTTTTAAATCTCAGCACCAACCTCCTTGCAGGGAAAATTCCAGAAAGTCTTTTACAACTTACTGGATTAGAAGTTTTGGATCTCTCAAACAATAAATTGTCAGGAGAGATACCATCACATCTGACTCAAATGGCAGCCTTGACAAAGTTGCTCCTTTCGAACAACCAGCTCTCTGGAATTATTCCAAAGTTAAGTCCATGGCTTACGTTTGATGCAAATGGAAATAAGGATCTTATTAACGCTACAACACCAAACACTTCACCAAAATCAGGCAAGAAGGGAAAATCAGTTACAACAGCTTCGGTTATTGGGTTCGCTGCAGTTGGGGTAGTCATTGGCATTGCTATATCATACAATTTTTACAAGATCAAGTTTTATGTAGCCGTCGTCAAATACCATGGAATCACGGCAGCGATTAGAACCTGCCTTTGGCGAAGCAAAAGCAACGTTATTTAG
- the LOC132184930 gene encoding tetratricopeptide repeat domain-containing protein PYG7, chloroplastic isoform X2, with amino-acid sequence MDQTLLDFPIFRQIFQRELATEFVTSKNFEKCIRNFLITEDIEDGKRPLTWVSLFLFAQTFWLINAQVAHASENTNTNAVYEIGELFELGIQLSYLLILLGFLGIGTFFVIRQVLVRRELDLSAKELQEQVRSGDASATEYFELGAVMLRRKFYPAATKYLLQAIDKWDGDDQDLAQVYNALGVSYVRDGKLDKGITQFETAVRVQPGYVTAWNNLGDAYEKKKDYKSALKAFEEVLLFDPNNKVARPRRDALKDRAKMYKGVTTVKSENR; translated from the exons ATGGACCAAACCTTACTAGATTTCCCAATTTTCAG GCAGATATTTCAAAGGGAATTGGCAACGGAATTTGTGACCtcaaaaaattttgaga AATGTATAAGGAACTTTTTGATAACTGAAGATATTGAAGATGGGAAAAGACCATTAACTTGGGTATCTTTGTTCTTGTTTGCACAAACCTTTTGGTTGATTAATGCTCAAGTGGCACATGCAAGTGAGAATACCAACACAAATGCCGTTTATGAGATTGGGGAGTTATTTGAATTAGGAATCCAGCTATCATATTTGCTGATATTATTGGGTTTCCTTGGGATTGGAACCTTCTTTGTGATTCGTCAAGTCCTTGTACGCAGAGAACTTGATCTTTCGGCTAAAGAATTGCAG GAGCAGGTAAGAAGTGGTGATGCTAGTGCAACCGAGTATTTTGAACTTGGTGCGGTGATGCTGAGGAGGAAATTTTATCCAGCTGCTACTAAATATTTGCTTCAGGCAATTGACAAATGGGATGGAGATGATCAAGATCTTGCTCAG gTTTACAATGCACTCGGCGTCAGTTACGTCCGCGATGGGAAACTTGACAAGGGAATCACTCAATTTGAAACAGCTGTGAGGGTTCAGCCAGGCTATGTCACAGCTTGGAATAACCTGGGTGATGCCtatgagaagaagaaagactACAAGTCTGCTCTCAAGGCATTTGAAGAAGTGCTTCTTTTTGACCCTAACAATAAGGTGGCACGGCCCCGGCGAGACGCTCTGAAGGATCGTGCAAAAATGTACAAAGGAGTTACTACTGTGAAATCAGAGAACAGATGA
- the LOC132184930 gene encoding tetratricopeptide repeat domain-containing protein PYG7, chloroplastic isoform X3: MKRESWTVAFYFMIFQRELATEFVTSKNFEKCIRNFLITEDIEDGKRPLTWVSLFLFAQTFWLINAQVAHASENTNTNAVYEIGELFELGIQLSYLLILLGFLGIGTFFVIRQVLVRRELDLSAKELQEQVRSGDASATEYFELGAVMLRRKFYPAATKYLLQAIDKWDGDDQDLAQVYNALGVSYVRDGKLDKGITQFETAVRVQPGYVTAWNNLGDAYEKKKDYKSALKAFEEVLLFDPNNKVARPRRDALKDRAKMYKGVTTVKSENR, translated from the exons ATGAAAAGGGAGTCTTGGACAGTTGCTTTTTATTTCATG ATATTTCAAAGGGAATTGGCAACGGAATTTGTGACCtcaaaaaattttgaga AATGTATAAGGAACTTTTTGATAACTGAAGATATTGAAGATGGGAAAAGACCATTAACTTGGGTATCTTTGTTCTTGTTTGCACAAACCTTTTGGTTGATTAATGCTCAAGTGGCACATGCAAGTGAGAATACCAACACAAATGCCGTTTATGAGATTGGGGAGTTATTTGAATTAGGAATCCAGCTATCATATTTGCTGATATTATTGGGTTTCCTTGGGATTGGAACCTTCTTTGTGATTCGTCAAGTCCTTGTACGCAGAGAACTTGATCTTTCGGCTAAAGAATTGCAG GAGCAGGTAAGAAGTGGTGATGCTAGTGCAACCGAGTATTTTGAACTTGGTGCGGTGATGCTGAGGAGGAAATTTTATCCAGCTGCTACTAAATATTTGCTTCAGGCAATTGACAAATGGGATGGAGATGATCAAGATCTTGCTCAG gTTTACAATGCACTCGGCGTCAGTTACGTCCGCGATGGGAAACTTGACAAGGGAATCACTCAATTTGAAACAGCTGTGAGGGTTCAGCCAGGCTATGTCACAGCTTGGAATAACCTGGGTGATGCCtatgagaagaagaaagactACAAGTCTGCTCTCAAGGCATTTGAAGAAGTGCTTCTTTTTGACCCTAACAATAAGGTGGCACGGCCCCGGCGAGACGCTCTGAAGGATCGTGCAAAAATGTACAAAGGAGTTACTACTGTGAAATCAGAGAACAGATGA
- the LOC132184930 gene encoding tetratricopeptide repeat domain-containing protein PYG7, chloroplastic isoform X1: MLLQTTISSSPPLQMHGQLYLSHSHSLLPFGSLKLKPHKLSLQAIFQRYGAPVLITSKTGYGPNLTRFPNFQIFQRELATEFVTSKNFEKCIRNFLITEDIEDGKRPLTWVSLFLFAQTFWLINAQVAHASENTNTNAVYEIGELFELGIQLSYLLILLGFLGIGTFFVIRQVLVRRELDLSAKELQEQVRSGDASATEYFELGAVMLRRKFYPAATKYLLQAIDKWDGDDQDLAQVYNALGVSYVRDGKLDKGITQFETAVRVQPGYVTAWNNLGDAYEKKKDYKSALKAFEEVLLFDPNNKVARPRRDALKDRAKMYKGVTTVKSENR; this comes from the exons ATGCTTCTCCAAACCACCATTTCTTCATCGCCACCTCTTCAAATGCATGGCCAACtctatctctctcactctcactctcttctTCCATTTGGGTCTCTCAAACTCAAGCCCCACAAGCTCTCTCTTCAG GCTATTTTTCAGCGCTATGGTGCACCAGTTTTGATAACCTCTAAAACAGGCTATGGACCAAACCTTACTAGATTTCCCAATTTTCAG ATATTTCAAAGGGAATTGGCAACGGAATTTGTGACCtcaaaaaattttgaga AATGTATAAGGAACTTTTTGATAACTGAAGATATTGAAGATGGGAAAAGACCATTAACTTGGGTATCTTTGTTCTTGTTTGCACAAACCTTTTGGTTGATTAATGCTCAAGTGGCACATGCAAGTGAGAATACCAACACAAATGCCGTTTATGAGATTGGGGAGTTATTTGAATTAGGAATCCAGCTATCATATTTGCTGATATTATTGGGTTTCCTTGGGATTGGAACCTTCTTTGTGATTCGTCAAGTCCTTGTACGCAGAGAACTTGATCTTTCGGCTAAAGAATTGCAG GAGCAGGTAAGAAGTGGTGATGCTAGTGCAACCGAGTATTTTGAACTTGGTGCGGTGATGCTGAGGAGGAAATTTTATCCAGCTGCTACTAAATATTTGCTTCAGGCAATTGACAAATGGGATGGAGATGATCAAGATCTTGCTCAG gTTTACAATGCACTCGGCGTCAGTTACGTCCGCGATGGGAAACTTGACAAGGGAATCACTCAATTTGAAACAGCTGTGAGGGTTCAGCCAGGCTATGTCACAGCTTGGAATAACCTGGGTGATGCCtatgagaagaagaaagactACAAGTCTGCTCTCAAGGCATTTGAAGAAGTGCTTCTTTTTGACCCTAACAATAAGGTGGCACGGCCCCGGCGAGACGCTCTGAAGGATCGTGCAAAAATGTACAAAGGAGTTACTACTGTGAAATCAGAGAACAGATGA